One window of Tenacibaculum maritimum NCIMB 2154 genomic DNA carries:
- a CDS encoding TrmH family RNA methyltransferase yields the protein MIDQALLKYLEGYLTDRRKTLFEEVLKERTRHFTVVLEDIYQAHNASAVVRSCDIFGIQDVYAIENMYVNKVSRHVAKGSQKWLDFHRFNRDTNNTKDCLNALRSNGYQIIGTTPHNDSCMLADFDITKKSAFVFGVEKEGISDYVKQEADGFLKIPMVGFTESLNISVAAAIILQDVTTRLKKSEVLWKLSEEEKEKIYFEWVQKTIKNVDKIKAHYYQNKEKKKA from the coding sequence ATGATTGATCAAGCATTATTAAAATATTTAGAAGGATATCTTACAGATAGAAGAAAAACACTATTTGAAGAGGTATTGAAAGAAAGAACACGTCATTTTACGGTGGTTTTAGAAGATATTTATCAAGCTCATAACGCAAGTGCCGTAGTTAGAAGTTGCGATATCTTTGGTATTCAAGATGTGTATGCTATAGAAAATATGTATGTAAATAAAGTTTCTAGGCATGTAGCTAAAGGCTCTCAAAAGTGGTTGGATTTTCATCGATTTAATAGGGATACTAATAATACAAAAGATTGTTTAAATGCTTTGCGAAGCAATGGATATCAAATTATAGGAACGACTCCTCATAATGATTCTTGTATGCTAGCTGATTTTGATATAACCAAGAAATCAGCTTTTGTTTTTGGAGTAGAAAAGGAGGGAATATCTGATTATGTGAAGCAGGAAGCAGATGGTTTCTTAAAAATACCGATGGTTGGTTTTACAGAGAGTTTAAACATATCTGTTGCTGCTGCTATTATATTACAAGATGTGACAACCCGTTTGAAGAAAAGCGAAGTTTTATGGAAATTATCAGAAGAAGAAAAAGAAAAAATATATTTTGAATGGGTGCAAAAAACAATTAAAAATGTGGATAAAATTAAAGCACATTATTATCAAAATAAAGAGAAAAAGAAAGCTTAG